A DNA window from Mus caroli chromosome 8, CAROLI_EIJ_v1.1, whole genome shotgun sequence contains the following coding sequences:
- the Fhod1 gene encoding FH1/FH2 domain-containing protein 1 isoform X1 → MAGEEQRGDGDPVSVVTVRVQYLEDTDPFACANFPEPRRAPTCSLDGALPLSAQIPALHRLLGAPLKLEDCALQVSPSGYYLDPELSLEEQREMLEGFYEEISKGRKPTLILRTQLSVRVNAILEKLYGSSGPELRRSLFSLKQIFQEDKDLVPEFVHSEGLSCLIRVGAAADHNYQSYILRALGQLMLFVDGMLGVVAHSETVQWLYTLCASLSRLVVKTALKLLLVFVEYSENNAPLFIQAVNAVASATGTLPWANLVSILEEKNGADAELLVYTVTLINKTLAALPDQDSFYDVTDALEQQGMEALVQRFLGTAGTDVDLRTQLTLYESALRLEDGDMEEAAAAAAAGGRRERRKPSSEEGKRSRRSLEGGGCPVRAPEPGSTGSASPVGSTPSTGSAPPTNSAFSSTGPASGLLRTSVNLFPTISVGPSVDSSCERSVYKARFLENVAAAETEKQAALAQGRAETLAGATVDDTDGSSGTRELWDSPEPASAPRTPQSPVSRILLRTQRSLEPEPKKPVSPPSPKAEPIQEPPTCVPKLCIGDLDFSDLGEDEDQDTLNVESVEAGKTSPFLSSLSPSLSGAPPPPPPPPPPITGSCPPPPPPPPPPIIGSCPPPPPLAAPFTHSALDGPRHPTKRKTVKLFWRELKLAGGPGCSRSRFGPCPTLWASLEPVSVDTARLEHLFESRAKDVLPTKKAGEGRRTMTVVLDPKRSNAINIGLTTLPPVHVIKAALLNFDEFAVSKDGIEKLLTMMPTEEERQKIEEAQLANPDVPLGPAENFLMTLASIGGLAARLQLWAFKLDYESMEREIAEPLFDLKVGMEQLVHNATFRCILATLLAVGNFLNGSQSSGFELSYLEKVSEVKDTVRRQSLLYHLCSLVLQTRPDSSDLYSEIPALTRCAKVDFEQLTENLGQLECRSQAAEDSLRSLAKHELSPALRARLTHFLAQCTRRVAMLRVVHRRVCNRFHAFLLYLGYTPQAARDVRIMQFCHTLREFALEYRTCRERVLQQQQKRATYRERNKTRGRMITETEKFSGVAGEAPNNLSVPVAVGSGPGRGDTDNHASMKSLLTSRPEDATHSRRSRGMVQSSSPVSHTAVGPSAASPEETAVSGSPTDTSDEIMDLLVQSVTKSGPRALAARERKRSRGNRKSLRRTLKSGLGDDLVQALGLSKAPGLEV, encoded by the exons CTGGAGGACTGTGCATTGCAAGTGTCTCCCTCCGGATACTACCTGGACCCGGAGCTGTCCCTAGAAGAACAGCGGGAGATGCTGGAGGGCTTCTATGAAGAGATCAG CAAAGGGCGGAAGCCCACGTTAATCCTGCGGACCCAGCTCTCCGTGAGGGTCAATGCTATCTTGg AAAAGCTGTATGGCTCCAGTGGCCCCGAGCTCCGCCGATCTCTCTTCTCATTAAAGCAGATATTCCAG GAAGACAAGGACCTGGTGCCCGAATTTGTGCACTCGGAGGGTCTGAGTTGCCTGATCCGCGTGGGTGCTGCTGCAGACCACAACTACCAGAGCTACATCCTTCGAG CCCTGGGCCAACTGATGCTGTTTGTGGATGGGATGCTGGGGGTGGTGGCCCACAGCGAGACCGTGCAGTGGCTGTATACCCTGTGTGCTAGCCTG TCCCGCTTGGTGGTAAAGACAGCCCTGAAGCTGCTGCTGGTGTTTGTGGAGTATTCCGAGAACAACGCGCCGCTGTTCATCCAGGCAGTCAACGCTGTAGCCAGCGCCACCG GTACTCTTCCCTGGGCCAACTTGGTGTCCATCCTGGAGGAGAAGaatggagctgatgcagagctgTTGGTGTACACTGTCACTCTCATTAACAAG ACGCTGGCGGCACTCCCAGACCAGGACTCCTTCTATGATGTGACAGATGCTCTGGAGCAGCAGGGCATGGAAGCGCTGGTCCAACGTTTCTTGGGCACCGCTGGCACTGATGTTGACCTGCGAACCCAGCTAACGCTCTATGAG AGCGCCCTTCGGTTAGAGGATGGAGATATGGAAGAGGCTGCAGCCGCCGCTGCTGCAGGTGGTCGGCGAGAGCGGCGGAAGCCATCCTCGGAGGAGGGTAAAAGGAGCCGAAGATCACTAGAAGGTGGAGGCTGCCCTGTGCGTGCCCCAGAACCTGG CTCTACAGGCTCCGCCTCACCAGTAGGCTCCACCCCCTCCACTGGCTCCGCCCCGCCTACAAATTCAGCCTTCAGCTCTACTGGCCCAGCCTCTGGCCTTCTTAGAACCTCAGTGAACCTCTTTCCTACCATTTCCGTGGGGCCGTCAGTGGACAGTTCCTGTGAGAGAAGCGTCTACAA AGCCCGGTTCCTGGAGAATGTGGCGGCAGCAGAGACGGAGAAGCAGGCTGCTCTGGCCCAAGGCCGAGCGGAGACGCTGGCTGGAGCCACGGTGGACGACACTGATGGATCATCAG GCACAAGGGAACTGTGGGACTCCCCAGAGCCAGCCTCTGCACCCAGGACACCCCAGAGCCCTGTTTCCCGAATCCTGCTGCGCACCCAGCGGAGTCTTGAGCCAGAGCCCAAGAAGCCAGTGTCACCACCAAGCCCTAAGGCTGAGCCTATCCAGGAGCCTCCCACCTGTGTCCCCAAGCTCTGCATTGGGGACTTGGACTTCTCAGATCTAGGGGAGGATGAAGACCAGGATACACTGAATGTGGAATCTGTGGAGGCTGGAAAAACATCTCCCTTCCTGTCATCTCTATCGCCCTCACTCTCTGGGGCTCCCCCTCCTCCGCCCCCACCTCCTCCACCCATCACAGGCTCCTGCCCTCCACCTccgcccccacctcccccacccatcATAGGTTCCTGcccaccacctccacccctgGCTGCGCCTTTTACCCACTCAGCACTTGACGGCCCAAGGCACCCTACCAAAAGGAAGACAGTAAAACTTTTCTGGCGGGAACTAAAGCTGGCCGGGGGCCCTGGGTGCTCTAGAAGCCGCTTTGGGCCTTGTCCTACCCTCTGGGCCTCGCTGGAACCCGTCTCGGTGGACACAGCCCGCCTGGAACACCTATTTGAGTCCAGAGCCAAGGATGTGCTACCCACCAAG AAGGCTGGTGAGGGCCGCCGGACAATGACTGTAGTGCTGGACCCCAAGCGCAGCAATGCCATCAACATTGGCCTAACCACTCTGCCACCCGTGCACGTCATCAAGGCTGCCCTGCTCAACTTCGATGAGTTTGCTGTCAGCAAGGATGGCATTGAG AAACTGCTGACAATGATGCCCACGGAGGAAGAGCGGCAGAAGATTGAGGAAGCCCAGCTGGCCAACCCCGATGTACCCCTCGGCCCAGCTGAGAATTTCCTGATGACTCTTGCTTCCATTGGAGGCCTGGCTGCGCGCCTACAACTCTGGGCTTTCAAGCTGGACTATGAAAGCATGGAGCGG GAAATTGCAGAGCCACTGTTTGATCTGAAAGTGGGCATGGAACAGCTGGTGCACAATGCCACCTTCCGCTGCATTCTGGCTACCCTTTTGGCTGTGGGCAACTTCCTCAATGGTTCCCAG AGCAGTGGCTTTGAGCTGAGCTACCTGGAGAAGGTGTCAGAAGTGAAGGACACAGTGCGCCGGCAGTCATTACTCTATCATCTCTGCTCCCTGGTGCTCCAGACCCGACCTgattcctctgacctctactcagAAATTCCTGCCCTCACCCGCTGTGCCAAG GTGGACTTTGAGCAGCTGACTGAGAACCTAGGGCAGCTGGAGTGCCGGAGCCAGGCTGCCGAGGACAGCCTCCGGAGCTTGGCTAAGCACGAGCTCTCCCCAGCTCTGCGTGCTCGactcacccacttcctggcccagtgTACCCGCCGGGTAGCCATGTTAAGAGTAGTGCATCGCCGAGTCTGCAACAG GTTCCATGCCTTCCTGCTCTACCTGGGCTATACCCCACAGGCAGCGAGGGATGTACGCATAATGCAGTTCTGCCACACGCTGAGAGAGTTTGCCCTTGAGTATCGGACTTGTCGGGAACGGgtactgcagcagcagcagaagcggGCTACATACCGTGAGCGCAACAAGACCCGTGGTCGCATGATTACCGAG ACAGAGAAGTTCTCAGGTGTGGCTGGGGAGGCCCCCAATAACCTGTCTGTCCCAGTGGCTGTGGGCAGCGGGCCAGGTCGGGGTGATACTGACAATCATGCCAGCATGAAGAGCCTGCTTACCAGCAGGCCGGAAGATGCCACACACAGCCGACGCAGCAGAG GTATGGTCCAGAGCAGTTCCCCCGTCTCACACACAGCAGTGGGGCCCTCCGCTGCATCCCCTGAGGAGACTGCAGTCTCCGGCTCACCCACCGACACGTCAGATGAGATAATGGACCTGCTGGTGCAGTCAGTAACCAAGAGCGGTCCTAGAGCCTTAGCTGCTCGGGAGAGGAAGCGCTCTCGTGGCAACCGAAAGTCTT TGAGACGGACATTGAAGAGTGGACTTGGAGATGACCTGGTGCAGGCACTGGGACTAAGCAAAGCTCCTGGTCTAGAGGTGTGA
- the Fhod1 gene encoding FH1/FH2 domain-containing protein 1 isoform X2, producing the protein MAGEEQRGDGDPVSVVTVRVQYLEDTDPFACANFPEPRRAPTCSLDGALPLSAQIPALHRLLGAPLKLEDCALQVSPSGYYLDPELSLEEQREMLEGFYEEISKGRKPTLILRTQLSVRVNAILEKLYGSSGPELRRSLFSLKQIFQEDKDLVPEFVHSEGLSCLIRVGAAADHNYQSYILRALGQLMLFVDGMLGVVAHSETVQWLYTLCASLSRLVVKTALKLLLVFVEYSENNAPLFIQAVNAVASATGTLPWANLVSILEEKNGADAELLVYTVTLINKTLAALPDQDSFYDVTDALEQQGMEALVQRFLGTAGTDVDLRTQLTLYESALRLEDGDMEEAAAAAAAGGRRERRKPSSEEGKRSRRSLEGGGCPVRAPEPGSTGSASPVGSTPSTGSAPPTNSAFSSTGPASGLLRTSVNLFPTISVGPSVDSSCERSVYKARFLENVAAAETEKQAALAQGRAETLAGATVDDTDGSSGTRELWDSPEPASAPRTPQSPVSRILLRTQRSLEPEPKKPVSPPSPKAEPIQEPPTCVPKLCIGDLDFSDLGEDEDQDTLNVESVEAGKTSPFLSSLSPSLSGAPPPPPPPPPPITGSCPPPPPPPPPPIIGSCPPPPPLAAPFTHSALDGPRHPTKRKTVKLFWRELKLAGGPGCSRSRFGPCPTLWASLEPVSVDTARLEHLFESRAKDVLPTKKAGEGRRTMTVVLDPKRSNAINIGLTTLPPVHVIKAALLNFDEFAVSKDGIEKLLTMMPTEEERQKIEEAQLANPDVPLGPAENFLMTLASIGGLAARLQLWAFKLDYESMEREIAEPLFDLKVGMEQLVHNATFRCILATLLAVGNFLNGSQSSGFELSYLEKVSEVKDTVRRQSLLYHLCSLVLQTRPDSSDLYSEIPALTRCAKVDFEQLTENLGQLECRSQAAEDSLRSLAKHELSPALRARLTHFLAQCTRRVAMLRVVHRRVCNRFHAFLLYLGYTPQAARDVRIMQFCHTLREFALEYRTCRERVLQQQQKRATYRERNKTRGRMITEVWSRAVPPSHTQQWGPPLHPLRRLQSPAHPPTRQMR; encoded by the exons CTGGAGGACTGTGCATTGCAAGTGTCTCCCTCCGGATACTACCTGGACCCGGAGCTGTCCCTAGAAGAACAGCGGGAGATGCTGGAGGGCTTCTATGAAGAGATCAG CAAAGGGCGGAAGCCCACGTTAATCCTGCGGACCCAGCTCTCCGTGAGGGTCAATGCTATCTTGg AAAAGCTGTATGGCTCCAGTGGCCCCGAGCTCCGCCGATCTCTCTTCTCATTAAAGCAGATATTCCAG GAAGACAAGGACCTGGTGCCCGAATTTGTGCACTCGGAGGGTCTGAGTTGCCTGATCCGCGTGGGTGCTGCTGCAGACCACAACTACCAGAGCTACATCCTTCGAG CCCTGGGCCAACTGATGCTGTTTGTGGATGGGATGCTGGGGGTGGTGGCCCACAGCGAGACCGTGCAGTGGCTGTATACCCTGTGTGCTAGCCTG TCCCGCTTGGTGGTAAAGACAGCCCTGAAGCTGCTGCTGGTGTTTGTGGAGTATTCCGAGAACAACGCGCCGCTGTTCATCCAGGCAGTCAACGCTGTAGCCAGCGCCACCG GTACTCTTCCCTGGGCCAACTTGGTGTCCATCCTGGAGGAGAAGaatggagctgatgcagagctgTTGGTGTACACTGTCACTCTCATTAACAAG ACGCTGGCGGCACTCCCAGACCAGGACTCCTTCTATGATGTGACAGATGCTCTGGAGCAGCAGGGCATGGAAGCGCTGGTCCAACGTTTCTTGGGCACCGCTGGCACTGATGTTGACCTGCGAACCCAGCTAACGCTCTATGAG AGCGCCCTTCGGTTAGAGGATGGAGATATGGAAGAGGCTGCAGCCGCCGCTGCTGCAGGTGGTCGGCGAGAGCGGCGGAAGCCATCCTCGGAGGAGGGTAAAAGGAGCCGAAGATCACTAGAAGGTGGAGGCTGCCCTGTGCGTGCCCCAGAACCTGG CTCTACAGGCTCCGCCTCACCAGTAGGCTCCACCCCCTCCACTGGCTCCGCCCCGCCTACAAATTCAGCCTTCAGCTCTACTGGCCCAGCCTCTGGCCTTCTTAGAACCTCAGTGAACCTCTTTCCTACCATTTCCGTGGGGCCGTCAGTGGACAGTTCCTGTGAGAGAAGCGTCTACAA AGCCCGGTTCCTGGAGAATGTGGCGGCAGCAGAGACGGAGAAGCAGGCTGCTCTGGCCCAAGGCCGAGCGGAGACGCTGGCTGGAGCCACGGTGGACGACACTGATGGATCATCAG GCACAAGGGAACTGTGGGACTCCCCAGAGCCAGCCTCTGCACCCAGGACACCCCAGAGCCCTGTTTCCCGAATCCTGCTGCGCACCCAGCGGAGTCTTGAGCCAGAGCCCAAGAAGCCAGTGTCACCACCAAGCCCTAAGGCTGAGCCTATCCAGGAGCCTCCCACCTGTGTCCCCAAGCTCTGCATTGGGGACTTGGACTTCTCAGATCTAGGGGAGGATGAAGACCAGGATACACTGAATGTGGAATCTGTGGAGGCTGGAAAAACATCTCCCTTCCTGTCATCTCTATCGCCCTCACTCTCTGGGGCTCCCCCTCCTCCGCCCCCACCTCCTCCACCCATCACAGGCTCCTGCCCTCCACCTccgcccccacctcccccacccatcATAGGTTCCTGcccaccacctccacccctgGCTGCGCCTTTTACCCACTCAGCACTTGACGGCCCAAGGCACCCTACCAAAAGGAAGACAGTAAAACTTTTCTGGCGGGAACTAAAGCTGGCCGGGGGCCCTGGGTGCTCTAGAAGCCGCTTTGGGCCTTGTCCTACCCTCTGGGCCTCGCTGGAACCCGTCTCGGTGGACACAGCCCGCCTGGAACACCTATTTGAGTCCAGAGCCAAGGATGTGCTACCCACCAAG AAGGCTGGTGAGGGCCGCCGGACAATGACTGTAGTGCTGGACCCCAAGCGCAGCAATGCCATCAACATTGGCCTAACCACTCTGCCACCCGTGCACGTCATCAAGGCTGCCCTGCTCAACTTCGATGAGTTTGCTGTCAGCAAGGATGGCATTGAG AAACTGCTGACAATGATGCCCACGGAGGAAGAGCGGCAGAAGATTGAGGAAGCCCAGCTGGCCAACCCCGATGTACCCCTCGGCCCAGCTGAGAATTTCCTGATGACTCTTGCTTCCATTGGAGGCCTGGCTGCGCGCCTACAACTCTGGGCTTTCAAGCTGGACTATGAAAGCATGGAGCGG GAAATTGCAGAGCCACTGTTTGATCTGAAAGTGGGCATGGAACAGCTGGTGCACAATGCCACCTTCCGCTGCATTCTGGCTACCCTTTTGGCTGTGGGCAACTTCCTCAATGGTTCCCAG AGCAGTGGCTTTGAGCTGAGCTACCTGGAGAAGGTGTCAGAAGTGAAGGACACAGTGCGCCGGCAGTCATTACTCTATCATCTCTGCTCCCTGGTGCTCCAGACCCGACCTgattcctctgacctctactcagAAATTCCTGCCCTCACCCGCTGTGCCAAG GTGGACTTTGAGCAGCTGACTGAGAACCTAGGGCAGCTGGAGTGCCGGAGCCAGGCTGCCGAGGACAGCCTCCGGAGCTTGGCTAAGCACGAGCTCTCCCCAGCTCTGCGTGCTCGactcacccacttcctggcccagtgTACCCGCCGGGTAGCCATGTTAAGAGTAGTGCATCGCCGAGTCTGCAACAG GTTCCATGCCTTCCTGCTCTACCTGGGCTATACCCCACAGGCAGCGAGGGATGTACGCATAATGCAGTTCTGCCACACGCTGAGAGAGTTTGCCCTTGAGTATCGGACTTGTCGGGAACGGgtactgcagcagcagcagaagcggGCTACATACCGTGAGCGCAACAAGACCCGTGGTCGCATGATTACCGAG GTATGGTCCAGAGCAGTTCCCCCGTCTCACACACAGCAGTGGGGCCCTCCGCTGCATCCCCTGAGGAGACTGCAGTCTCCGGCTCACCCACCGACACGTCAGATGAGATAA
- the Fhod1 gene encoding FH1/FH2 domain-containing protein 1 isoform X4 — translation MAGEEQRGDGDPVSVVTVRVQYLEDTDPFACANFPEPRRAPTCSLDGALPLSAQIPALHRLLGAPLKLEDCALQVSPSGYYLDPELSLEEQREMLEGFYEEISKGRKPTLILRTQLSVRVNAILEKLYGSSGPELRRSLFSLKQIFQEDKDLVPEFVHSEGLSCLIRVGAAADHNYQSYILRALGQLMLFVDGMLGVVAHSETVQWLYTLCASLSRLVVKTALKLLLVFVEYSENNAPLFIQAVNAVASATGTLPWANLVSILEEKNGADAELLVYTVTLINKTLAALPDQDSFYDVTDALEQQGMEALVQRFLGTAGTDVDLRTQLTLYESALRLEDGDMEEAAAAAAAGGRRERRKPSSEEGKRSRRSLEGGGCPVRAPEPGSTGSASPVGSTPSTGSAPPTNSAFSSTGPASGLLRTSVNLFPTISVGPSVDSSCERSVYKLHQTAPVCCPESPPVPQSLPGQARLEARFLENVAAAETEKQAALAQGRAETLAGATVDDTDGSSGTRELWDSPEPASAPRTPQSPVSRILLRTQRSLEPEPKKPVSPPSPKAEPIQEPPTCVPKLCIGDLDFSDLGEDEDQDTLNVESVEAGKTSPFLSSLSPSLSGAPPPPPPPPPPITGSCPPPPPPPPPPIIGSCPPPPPLAAPFTHSALDGPRHPTKRKTVKLFWRELKLAGGPGCSRSRFGPCPTLWASLEPVSVDTARLEHLFESRAKDVLPTKKAGEGRRTMTVVLDPKRSNAINIGLTTLPPVHVIKAALLNFDEFAVSKDGIEKLLTMMPTEEERQKIEEAQLANPDVPLGPAENFLMTLASIGGLAARLQLWAFKLDYESMEREIAEPLFDLKVGMEQLVHNATFRCILATLLAVGNFLNGSQSSGFELSYLEKVSEVKDTVRRQSLLYHLCSLVLQTRPDSSDLYSEIPALTRCAKVDFEQLTENLGQLECRSQAAEDSLRSLAKHELSPALRARLTHFLAQCTRRVAMLRVVHRRVCNRFHAFLLYLGYTPQAARDVRIMQFCHTLREFALEYRTCRERVLQQQQKRATYRERNKTRGRMITETEKFSGVAGEAPNNLSVPVAVGSGPGRGDTDNHASMKSLLTSRPEDATHSRRSRGMVQSSSPVSHTAVGPSAASPEETAVSGSPTDTSDEIMDLLVQSVTKSGPRALAARERKRSRGNRKSLRRTLKSGLGDDLVQALGLSKAPGLEV, via the exons CTGGAGGACTGTGCATTGCAAGTGTCTCCCTCCGGATACTACCTGGACCCGGAGCTGTCCCTAGAAGAACAGCGGGAGATGCTGGAGGGCTTCTATGAAGAGATCAG CAAAGGGCGGAAGCCCACGTTAATCCTGCGGACCCAGCTCTCCGTGAGGGTCAATGCTATCTTGg AAAAGCTGTATGGCTCCAGTGGCCCCGAGCTCCGCCGATCTCTCTTCTCATTAAAGCAGATATTCCAG GAAGACAAGGACCTGGTGCCCGAATTTGTGCACTCGGAGGGTCTGAGTTGCCTGATCCGCGTGGGTGCTGCTGCAGACCACAACTACCAGAGCTACATCCTTCGAG CCCTGGGCCAACTGATGCTGTTTGTGGATGGGATGCTGGGGGTGGTGGCCCACAGCGAGACCGTGCAGTGGCTGTATACCCTGTGTGCTAGCCTG TCCCGCTTGGTGGTAAAGACAGCCCTGAAGCTGCTGCTGGTGTTTGTGGAGTATTCCGAGAACAACGCGCCGCTGTTCATCCAGGCAGTCAACGCTGTAGCCAGCGCCACCG GTACTCTTCCCTGGGCCAACTTGGTGTCCATCCTGGAGGAGAAGaatggagctgatgcagagctgTTGGTGTACACTGTCACTCTCATTAACAAG ACGCTGGCGGCACTCCCAGACCAGGACTCCTTCTATGATGTGACAGATGCTCTGGAGCAGCAGGGCATGGAAGCGCTGGTCCAACGTTTCTTGGGCACCGCTGGCACTGATGTTGACCTGCGAACCCAGCTAACGCTCTATGAG AGCGCCCTTCGGTTAGAGGATGGAGATATGGAAGAGGCTGCAGCCGCCGCTGCTGCAGGTGGTCGGCGAGAGCGGCGGAAGCCATCCTCGGAGGAGGGTAAAAGGAGCCGAAGATCACTAGAAGGTGGAGGCTGCCCTGTGCGTGCCCCAGAACCTGG CTCTACAGGCTCCGCCTCACCAGTAGGCTCCACCCCCTCCACTGGCTCCGCCCCGCCTACAAATTCAGCCTTCAGCTCTACTGGCCCAGCCTCTGGCCTTCTTAGAACCTCAGTGAACCTCTTTCCTACCATTTCCGTGGGGCCGTCAGTGGACAGTTCCTGTGAGAGAAGCGTCTACAA acTTCACCAAACTGCTCCCGTTTG CTGCCCTGAGAGTCCACCTGTCCCCCAGTCCCTTCCTGGGCAGGCCAGGCTAGA AGCCCGGTTCCTGGAGAATGTGGCGGCAGCAGAGACGGAGAAGCAGGCTGCTCTGGCCCAAGGCCGAGCGGAGACGCTGGCTGGAGCCACGGTGGACGACACTGATGGATCATCAG GCACAAGGGAACTGTGGGACTCCCCAGAGCCAGCCTCTGCACCCAGGACACCCCAGAGCCCTGTTTCCCGAATCCTGCTGCGCACCCAGCGGAGTCTTGAGCCAGAGCCCAAGAAGCCAGTGTCACCACCAAGCCCTAAGGCTGAGCCTATCCAGGAGCCTCCCACCTGTGTCCCCAAGCTCTGCATTGGGGACTTGGACTTCTCAGATCTAGGGGAGGATGAAGACCAGGATACACTGAATGTGGAATCTGTGGAGGCTGGAAAAACATCTCCCTTCCTGTCATCTCTATCGCCCTCACTCTCTGGGGCTCCCCCTCCTCCGCCCCCACCTCCTCCACCCATCACAGGCTCCTGCCCTCCACCTccgcccccacctcccccacccatcATAGGTTCCTGcccaccacctccacccctgGCTGCGCCTTTTACCCACTCAGCACTTGACGGCCCAAGGCACCCTACCAAAAGGAAGACAGTAAAACTTTTCTGGCGGGAACTAAAGCTGGCCGGGGGCCCTGGGTGCTCTAGAAGCCGCTTTGGGCCTTGTCCTACCCTCTGGGCCTCGCTGGAACCCGTCTCGGTGGACACAGCCCGCCTGGAACACCTATTTGAGTCCAGAGCCAAGGATGTGCTACCCACCAAG AAGGCTGGTGAGGGCCGCCGGACAATGACTGTAGTGCTGGACCCCAAGCGCAGCAATGCCATCAACATTGGCCTAACCACTCTGCCACCCGTGCACGTCATCAAGGCTGCCCTGCTCAACTTCGATGAGTTTGCTGTCAGCAAGGATGGCATTGAG AAACTGCTGACAATGATGCCCACGGAGGAAGAGCGGCAGAAGATTGAGGAAGCCCAGCTGGCCAACCCCGATGTACCCCTCGGCCCAGCTGAGAATTTCCTGATGACTCTTGCTTCCATTGGAGGCCTGGCTGCGCGCCTACAACTCTGGGCTTTCAAGCTGGACTATGAAAGCATGGAGCGG GAAATTGCAGAGCCACTGTTTGATCTGAAAGTGGGCATGGAACAGCTGGTGCACAATGCCACCTTCCGCTGCATTCTGGCTACCCTTTTGGCTGTGGGCAACTTCCTCAATGGTTCCCAG AGCAGTGGCTTTGAGCTGAGCTACCTGGAGAAGGTGTCAGAAGTGAAGGACACAGTGCGCCGGCAGTCATTACTCTATCATCTCTGCTCCCTGGTGCTCCAGACCCGACCTgattcctctgacctctactcagAAATTCCTGCCCTCACCCGCTGTGCCAAG GTGGACTTTGAGCAGCTGACTGAGAACCTAGGGCAGCTGGAGTGCCGGAGCCAGGCTGCCGAGGACAGCCTCCGGAGCTTGGCTAAGCACGAGCTCTCCCCAGCTCTGCGTGCTCGactcacccacttcctggcccagtgTACCCGCCGGGTAGCCATGTTAAGAGTAGTGCATCGCCGAGTCTGCAACAG GTTCCATGCCTTCCTGCTCTACCTGGGCTATACCCCACAGGCAGCGAGGGATGTACGCATAATGCAGTTCTGCCACACGCTGAGAGAGTTTGCCCTTGAGTATCGGACTTGTCGGGAACGGgtactgcagcagcagcagaagcggGCTACATACCGTGAGCGCAACAAGACCCGTGGTCGCATGATTACCGAG ACAGAGAAGTTCTCAGGTGTGGCTGGGGAGGCCCCCAATAACCTGTCTGTCCCAGTGGCTGTGGGCAGCGGGCCAGGTCGGGGTGATACTGACAATCATGCCAGCATGAAGAGCCTGCTTACCAGCAGGCCGGAAGATGCCACACACAGCCGACGCAGCAGAG GTATGGTCCAGAGCAGTTCCCCCGTCTCACACACAGCAGTGGGGCCCTCCGCTGCATCCCCTGAGGAGACTGCAGTCTCCGGCTCACCCACCGACACGTCAGATGAGATAATGGACCTGCTGGTGCAGTCAGTAACCAAGAGCGGTCCTAGAGCCTTAGCTGCTCGGGAGAGGAAGCGCTCTCGTGGCAACCGAAAGTCTT TGAGACGGACATTGAAGAGTGGACTTGGAGATGACCTGGTGCAGGCACTGGGACTAAGCAAAGCTCCTGGTCTAGAGGTGTGA